The genomic DNA gagaactgCTGATCTTAATGactcttcagtgttttaaaagcaGCTGATATTTGATGATTTATCaaaaagagaacagagaaaCCTGCAGACATGTTTAGATCATTACATCGGGTGCTATAGGATTTCTATTCgagttgtcatggtaacagtaaCAGCGTCAGGTCCAGGTGGATCTTTAGATATTATCCTGTTTTACTGACCTGCCGTCAGCTTCTTGAAGTTTCTTTTCCTCAGGAGGCGACGCTGCCCGAGTCGACTGCGCAGGTCCCCTCCACctgcacaggtaacacacaggtcaGAACACATtgatgaggtcaaaggtcaagggTTAGGGAAGCAGCAGGTTATTAACTCACTCCTGGAGGTGAACCTGGCTCTCCATCTGTATTTGTTCCTGAAGCTCCAGAAACCTCGAGGTCTGCGGATCGAGAGACGCCGAGTCACCGGCTGCCAGCCAAGTCGCGTCCAgacgctcctcctcctcaccaatGAAACACCCGCCTGCAtcatggaggggggggggggggttatagtGATGAGAGGGGTCTGTTGTTCTCATTGGTCCACAGCTCTGTGACTCACCTGCAGGTGGAGCGGTGTGGGCTGCCCGCTCTTCAGCAGCAGGAGAACCTGCGGAGCGTCACCACCCCCCATCTGCTGCAGCATGATGGGGTCAAGGGTCACCGTCATGGACTGGGTCAGCTGGTCTGTCAGAACCTGAGAGAAGCTGCAGGGacgagtgacatcatcacaaacaGAAGGTCGGGTCTCTCAGAGAGAACAAAGGTCCTGTGTGAAGAGTTCTACAACATGCACTTATTGTTCAGCTCCATCTGTTAGCTCTCCTGCTAGCTTCAGTACGctagtcgagctctcagcctgcggGGAGCGACGAGATGTACAGACCTCGTCCATCGAGTCGTGATGCCTGTCGCCTCTTTAGCTTTAATTGAGGCGTCTTAAATTGACGTTTTCAGACCGCAAGACACTTTTCATAGTTGTAGGAAAAGTTGGAATCCTCCCCCTCTTTTATTGATTctgcaccgcaggaacta from Labrus mixtus chromosome 11, fLabMix1.1, whole genome shotgun sequence includes the following:
- the LOC132983202 gene encoding chromatin target of PRMT1 protein-like isoform X3 → MNHTMDSSRQQSFFLRSTTAVSLHERFSQVLTDQLTQSMTVTLDPIMLQQMGGGDAPQVLLLLKSGQPTPLHLQAGVSLVRRRSVWTRLGWQPVTRRLSIRRPRGFWSFRNKYRWRARFTSRSGGDLRSRLGQRRLLRKRNFKKLTAAPTQLSMYLHGGGANNHRGRGWNRSAVPTRKQLDAELDDYMSLSKRRLDQELDRYMSMTKSRLDAQLDEYMAMAGDTDLTWD